A window of Lagopus muta isolate bLagMut1 chromosome 14, bLagMut1 primary, whole genome shotgun sequence contains these coding sequences:
- the HRH2 gene encoding histamine H2 receptor — MDPCGNLTNPSRNMDFPLQLLVGSCLALLIVFTLCGNIVVCLAVTLDRRLRSLTNCIIVSLAITDLLLALLVLPFSAFYELTSEWPFGSTLCNIYLSLDVMLCTASILNLFIISLDRYFAVTTPLRYQQLVTPSRVAVALVVIWTVSLMVSFLPIHLGWNTNGTMVQNTTPNCTRECKLEVNSVYGLVDSLLTFYIPLVIMCITYYRIFKIAREQAKRINHTWCCSSNSHMPPMVKEHKATVTLAVVMGAFIICWFPYFTVFTYRGVWGDSSVKGTPMSIVLWLGYANSALNPILYGTFNRDFRVAYQHLLHCCRTGDPKNSLQKGQPWGRSCRENLDGQEGKCLKLEMRNGKGILLTDGALQRIPVPARGTCCLPR, encoded by the exons ATGGATCCATGTGGCAACCTCACAAACCCTTCAAGAAACATGGActtccctctgcagctgctggtcGGGTCCTGCCTGGCCCTGCTCATCGTATTCACTCTCTGTGGTAACATCGTTGTGTGCCTGGCCGTCACTCTGGACCGCCGGCTCCGCAGCCTGACCAACTGCATCATCGTCTCGTTGGCCATCACTGacctgctgctggccctgctggtgctgccctTCTCCGCCTTCTATGAGCTCACCAGCGAGTGGCCCTTCGGCAGCACGTTGTGCAACATCTACCTCAGCCTGGATGTCATGCTGTGCACGGCCTCCATCCTCAACCTCTTCATTATCAGCCTGGACCGCTACTTCGCCGTCACCACCCCGCTGCGCTACCAGCAGCTGGTCACCCCATCCCGCGTGGCTGTGGCCCTGGTTGTTATTTGGACAGTTTCACTGATGGtctccttcctccccatccACCTGGGGTGGAATACCAATGGGACAATGGTTCAGAACACTACACCCAACTGCACCAGGGAGTGCAAGCTGGAGGTGAATTCTGTGTACGGACTGGTGGACTCCTTGCTCACCTTCTATATCCCTCTGGTCATCATGTGCATCACCTACTACCGGATATTCAAGATAGCGAGGGAGCAAGCCAAGAGGATAAACCACAcgtggtgctgcagcagcaacagccaCATGCCACCCATGGTGAAGGAGCACAAAGCCACTGTGACTctggcagtggtgatgggagcCTTCATCATTTGCTGGTTCCCCTATTTCACAGTGTTCACGTACAGAGGGGTGTGGGgggacagcagtgtgaaaggCACACCCATGTCCATCGTCCTCTGGCTGGGCTATGCCAACTCAGCACTGAACCCCATCCTCTATGGGACATTCAACAGAGATTTTCGGGTGGCATACCAGCACTTGTtgcactgctgcaggacaggggaCCCCAAGAACTCCCTACAGAAGGGTCAGCcctggggcaggagctgcagggagaacCTGGATGGGCAGGAGGGGAAATGCCTGAAGCTGGAGATGAGGAATGGGAAGGGCATCTTGCTGACAGATGGAGCCCTGCAGAG GATCCCTGTGCCGGCACGTGGCACTTGCTGTCTCCCCAGATGA